The stretch of DNA TATGGTGGCCCTTCGTTCGGCCAGATTCCGCCAGTTCCTGGTCAGGAGCCCACTGCTCTGCAGCCTATGGCTGATCCGGCTTATGACAGCATGACCACGACCGTGGTTTCGCCAGGTGCGGCTTATGTTTCCACACCCTCCTGTGTGCTCTATGAGTGTGTGAACTACCGCAGAGAGCGGAACATTGCACCTTGTGCTGTTTCCAAGATTGTGTCGATCAAGGATCCCTGCAATCCCTGTCAGTGCGTCTGTGTGAAGATCTGTGTGCCACCTTGTGCCTGCGAAGAAGAAGTCAAGGTGAGTCGTTGTGGTGACAAGGTCGTTTATGATTATGGTAAGTACTCAGTCGAACTGACCTCGTCATCACGTCGTGGGATTACGGTCACTTATCACGACTAAGCTACGTTCGGGGTGATCAGAAATTTTCTGACTATGTCGAACAGGGGTTTGGAGTGAGACGTAATGATCGAGTGATACGTCGAATGGTGTGTTCAATGGCCAAGGCATGCTTGCCCAGAGCTGCAAGCATGGCACGAGTAGTGAGCATGGCACTCTAAGTGAGTATGGTAATCAGAGGACCGGTTTGATTGAGCTTGAAGCCGATCGCCCGCTTGATGATTGACATCAGGCGGGCGATTTTATTGGTGATGGTCATTTCCGGCTGAGGGAAATGATACGTTTCCCGGGAAGTAACAGTGTTGTGCTGGTTGCGAAGGCTAGCTTGCCCAGAGCTGCAAGCATGGCACTTTGAAAATGTCACACACGAGGACAAGCGTATGGCGCGGCTTCTTGTTGTCGTGCCATTGCACGACAAACCGGCCACGAGTTGGCCGGGCCACCCGTCGGTTTTAGGAGCGGCGAATGGCTTCCATGGGTGTGAGTCTGGTGGCCCACATGGCGGGGTAAAGTCCGCCGAGCACACCGAGTGCCATGCTGAAGGCGAGGCTGAAAAGGAGCAGGCCGGGGCTGGCGTAAAGGTTGAGTTTATCGGGAATGGACGCATTGACGACAAGTGTGCCAATCCAGCCCAGGATGCAGCCGAGAATCCCGCCAATCAGCCCGAGTGCAGCTGATTCGTAAGCGATGAGCCGCAGAAGATCCCAGGATGACCAGCCATTGGCTTTCAGAATGCCGAACTCGGTCATCCGTTCGGTGACACTCATGAGCATGGTGTTGAGAATGCTGAGCAGGGCAATCACGACCCCGATGCCGCTCATGAGATACATGAAGATATCCAGGTCGGAGCTGAACTCCTGAATTTTGGTGCCCCAGTCACGGGCGGAGCGAACTTCGAGACCTTCTTCGGCATCGCCGGGATCGGCTGCAGAGTTTTCGCCGGAGATGTCTTCGGGGCTGGGCTTTTCACCTCCTGCGAGAAGGACTTCGCCAGAAGTCGACGAGTTGGCTGGCGATGTTTTCCGAGGTTTCGCGAGATCTGACAGACCTGATAGGCCAGCGACGAACTTGTCGGCGAGTGTCGCTTCTGCCCGGCCGGAAAGTCCGGCGATGGTATCAGCCGAGGGTTGCCATTTGCCGAGGGAACGTCCACGGAATTTCTCGCGAATGGCCTTGGAGAGTTCATCAGGACTCATCTTTTCAACCGGTTCGATATAGACCGAAGAGATGATTGCAGGATCCATGCGGTAGAGTTGTCGCAGGGTGGATTGATCGATGACGATGGCCACATCGAGCAGGATGGAACCTGTTTTGTAGACGCCTATAACTTCCAACAGGTTGCCATCGACGTTGATGATATCGCCTGGCTTTTTACTGGAATCGCGGGCAATGGATTCGCTGATGACGCAGCGGTTGGTGCCGACGTCGGCAAGTTCCAGGAATCGCCCGGCTTGAATGTCGTCGCGATAGACAGCGGACTTCATCTGGAGTGTGGTGGGGATATCGGTTCCGAAGAGGAATCGTGGCGGGTTGAAGGTCATTTTGCCATCGACCATCTGGGCTCTGGTCCAGAGTTCGGGCCGGACGACACTCACGCCCGGGACTTCGCGGATTTCTTCGGCCCAGGCGGCGGGCATGCGGGAAAACAGCGGGATGGGTGAGCCGGGTTGCATGGCAGCCAACCCCGGGATGCGATCAAAGGTTCTGCCGACTGTTCGCTGCAGGCCAACGGCAATCGAGAAAAGGCCTACCATCCCCGTGATGGCGACTGTCAGGCCCAGGAGAGCGAGAATTGAACGAGCCGGACGACTGGCCAGATTTTGCCACGCGAAATGCAGCATTCCAAACTTCTCCCGATCCTTCGATGTGGTCGTCAGCCTGCCTGCCAACCGGCATACGTATTGGAAGCAGGTGGCCTCCAACATTCTAGCGAGCAGGGCGATCGTAACTCTCATCGCGAAAGAAACGAAAGGTCAATTGTCGTGAAAGGAGGTTTCAAAAGTCGGTTTTGATGAACAATAGCTATACAAAACGTGAGCCTTCGAAGTCGTAGGAAGAGGACTCGCTTTTCGCGGGGATGGTGACTGCGATACCCTTACGAAGACGTTGTTGAGGAAAATAAACCGCCATGTTGGCGGGAAATTCCTCATGGCAAAGGCAGAGTGTCAGCGTGGGGCAGAGCAGTATCGTCATTACCGGATTAGGGGCTGTTTCGGCAGCTGGTACCGGGACGGAAGCTCTCTGGCAGGGATTGATCCGGGGCCAGTCGCTGATCGAAACTCGCTATGAGGGCGAAACTTTTCGCGGTTTGCGGCAGATACCAGCCTCTCTGGCGATGACGGGAGGTTTTCTTCCGCAGGAGCTTTTTTGCCAGAACGAGCCGTGGCGCGACCCGTTGGAAGCTGCCGCTGTGGTCGCTGCCCGCGAAGCGTGGGAGAGTGCGGATGGTGATGGGCAGTTTGAGCCTGTGAGAATTGGTTGTGCTTTCGGTACCAGCAAAGGGGGCGTTTTCGCAGCGACACAGACTTGGCAGTTGTCGCGCGAGCCGGCCAGTTCTGTGAGTGTGGTTGATCGAGATGTCTTCTTATCGGTTTTTCCGCATGAGGCTTCGCGTCTGGTAGCGACGATCTGCGGGGCACGCGGGCCCTGTTCGGCTCCTATTGCAGCCTGTGCGACAGGACTGGCGGCTGCGATGCAGGGGGCGCGCTGGATTGAAGAAGGGTTATGCGATGTCGTGATCACCGGGAGTGCGGATGCTTCGCTGCATCCTCTGATTCTGGCGGCGTTTCAGCGGTTGGGTGTGCTGGCGTCACAGCGCAATCTGCCGGAAGGATACTCCCGACAAAATTCGATCGAATGCCGACCTTTCGACAAGTATCGGCATGGTTTTCTGGTGGGTGAAGGAGC from Planctopirus ephydatiae encodes:
- a CDS encoding beta-ketoacyl-[acyl-carrier-protein] synthase family protein gives rise to the protein MLAGNSSWQRQSVSVGQSSIVITGLGAVSAAGTGTEALWQGLIRGQSLIETRYEGETFRGLRQIPASLAMTGGFLPQELFCQNEPWRDPLEAAAVVAAREAWESADGDGQFEPVRIGCAFGTSKGGVFAATQTWQLSREPASSVSVVDRDVFLSVFPHEASRLVATICGARGPCSAPIAACATGLAAAMQGARWIEEGLCDVVITGSADASLHPLILAAFQRLGVLASQRNLPEGYSRQNSIECRPFDKYRHGFLVGEGAGCLVLERESSAVARGQKILARWRAGRQLTDAASLMQPDPDAQSLQRLIVDLLKSGHCNAQDLGYVNAHGTGTRLNDQTELMALQQVLGSSLLEELPVSSFKGTIGHLLGAAGSVELVGTVLALDRGVVPPTANRTQVDGEFEKYLLPAEAQSMRKNVALKLSSGFGGHLMGVLLERPDL
- a CDS encoding ABC transporter permease, which translates into the protein MLHFAWQNLASRPARSILALLGLTVAITGMVGLFSIAVGLQRTVGRTFDRIPGLAAMQPGSPIPLFSRMPAAWAEEIREVPGVSVVRPELWTRAQMVDGKMTFNPPRFLFGTDIPTTLQMKSAVYRDDIQAGRFLELADVGTNRCVISESIARDSSKKPGDIINVDGNLLEVIGVYKTGSILLDVAIVIDQSTLRQLYRMDPAIISSVYIEPVEKMSPDELSKAIREKFRGRSLGKWQPSADTIAGLSGRAEATLADKFVAGLSGLSDLAKPRKTSPANSSTSGEVLLAGGEKPSPEDISGENSAADPGDAEEGLEVRSARDWGTKIQEFSSDLDIFMYLMSGIGVVIALLSILNTMLMSVTERMTEFGILKANGWSSWDLLRLIAYESAALGLIGGILGCILGWIGTLVVNASIPDKLNLYASPGLLLFSLAFSMALGVLGGLYPAMWATRLTPMEAIRRS